CCATGCTGCTGGTAGCAGCTAGCTGAGGCTGGTTTGAATTTCATTCTTCCCTTGAGAAGGAAGTAAAAAGCCAAGACCATGAAAATCTCCATAGCCTCGGGCGACCAGGGTCCTGGGATTCCCACAACCGGCAGCTCCATTGTAGCTGCTGCTCCGCACCCCCTGGAGAGGTCTTGGCCACAGCTGTGCTGTTTCCGTGAGGTTAGTGAGGTTTCTCCCTTTGGGGAATGGGATTTGATTTGTATTAAGCTGGAATTTCCACCCAGGATCTCTGTTGGGCTTTATGTTTGTTACTAGTTGGCCTGGCTCTCCGAAATCCTTCATCCTTGGGGCCTTTTAAAGCTGCGTCTGATGCACTGGTGGTCTGTTGGGGATCCACCTGTTTGCTGTCGAGCAGAGAAAGAGAGCTTTGAGGATGTTTGTGGAGGAGATCTAGCAGGATCAGCAAGGTCCTGTCCTCAGAGGGGCGGCTGCTGAGGCCTATTGGAGAGGCCGGCTGCCCAAATGGCTCATGAgccatgagaaggacatggaagaAGAACCACTTAGATGTTCTCCATTCCTCTCCTGGCTCCTCGAGCACAGCGATGCTTCAAGCCTCCTGCCTGTTCTGCTCGAGGTGACCATTGGCCCTGACATTTCTTTTGTAGGCAATTCAAAAGTAGATTTTCCTCTGCTCacgtgtgttgttttttttttaaggaagagggATATTTCCAAGATTGTAAGGTTGACAGGAAGGGACCATCctttcactgtctttgtggaAAGGATTAGCCTGTGCCTGGACCTTGTATGAGCAACCACAATATGAATCATAAGAATAATCATACTAATGGTGAGAACTTTGTGACTGCCAAAGAATGAATAACAATGACAGTGGCTTTGTGGGGAATAAATGTGTGGTTTTTGAAAATTGTATAAATATGTACATAACAATGAACTGGAGCATCTCTATGCTGGTGCATACATCAGCTCGGAAGATAGTattatctataaaaatatttataacagaTTTATTTCCTTAACGCATTGAATTGACAGCTTCAGTTTAATAGAATTGGGTCAACGACATTCAGATTTGGGTTTTATGCCCTAGTACAAGTAAATACACTaaatccaaggggaaaaaaaataagaatgacATGCTTAAAACAGGAAGGGAAATGAGCATTTTGGATGTGGggaagcagctgggagcagctccTGTTTGCCTTTCTGCTCTTGTTCCCTCTTCTCCAGGATCTAGGTTTCTCAAAGAGATAAAACCCTTTTACTTTGGTCCGTTTTGCTGGAGCATGGAGGTGACAATCCATAGCTGATCTCCGGCCTTTGTGTTATATGCTAGCCGCTAGCGTTATGACTACTGAGAGTGATGATAGACCAATGGAAGGGGCACCTAAAGAAGGTGATTCCCAGGAGCCGTCTGCTCCAGGGCATCTTAGTGGAGGAAATTCCTGTGAAGAGCCAGGTTATTTTAAGCAGCGGTGGATGGGTTAGCAAAGAGGGGAGGCAACAGACTTGGTGCGGCTCTTCTGAACAGTAGGAATGTGGATAGTATTTGATCCAACTGGGACTTGTCAGGGCATCCCATTCTCTGTCCTGGAATTTGCCAGGGGATGCACCAAGACAAGCCAGGTCTCTCACAAAGGTCATGggaaaaccagatattttttttgtcttctgaaatacaTTCACTGTCTCCTGCAAATTGCCAGGTTGCTCTGGTGACCTGCAGTCAGCCTGCACCATTTGTGAAAAttttgctgaaaagcaaaaccatcAGCATTTTTCTTTAGGTCTGCTCAGGAATTGCATGGgtgcagccaggctggtggcTCTGCAGCCCAGGAGCCGCTCCTAAATCAAACAGCCGTGCGCTGCGCAAACACCATCGGCATTTCTACCCGCTGCCTTCCAGCCGTTTATCAGCTCCACACACCTTCGTGGACCTGGGGAATGCATGGCTGGTGGCTTGTATAGAGGTCTGAGCTGGCTTTGGACAGGCCCCACGACACCATCAGAAGCCAAGGAAGCAAAATGCCTCCTGGCCAAGCAAATGCATGCGCCATCCCCAGTGGATGAATGGGGGAAGGCATCCTCGGGATACAAACTTAACCACTCACATTGCCATCGGTTAGAACAACCCAACAGGCCCATCAGTGTTCATGTTCTCCTGATCCTCATGCCCATTGTCTTCTTTCCCGTGTTTATATCATGTTCAGCTTAGGTTGTTGGCTTTGCTGCAGTAAGGAGCCAAACTAGATACATCAGTGTTGTCTTCTCCCCGTCTTTATCTCCTCATGTGCTTTCCCTTCCTGAGCTCTCTCCCAGCCCTTGACATGCCACATGgagggtgtggggcagagctgggtgccaCTATTTCCAGGTCCCCGTCACACAGCAGTCCTACTGAACACGTTGGCATGGGTCCATTCAGCTGGTCACTCCCTCTTGAGAGACACCGGGTTGTCTGCAGTCCAAGTTCAGGCTGATGCTGTTGGtctagtcagaaaaaaaaaggtcaatctGCAGAAAAGAGGATTATTTCAATGTAGTCTATGAAGGACGGCAGCCCAACCGGTGGGTTTACGCCTGGTCGTGTTGCTGAGGCTACAATGCGCTTCTCCCAAGCTGGCGGTAAGAGAGAAGAGGCTGGGCTAGTCATGGAAAACCAAGGCAGAGAGATAAGACTATTTGCTGCCAGCTCAATGCGCAGAAATAAGGAGGGAAAGAGACTGTAGGACAGTCGGTGCCTCcggggtggttttgagactgggCAGAGATTTAAGCATGACTGAATTCAAGATAGTGTCTACCATTGCTCAGGATGTCAGGGCAGGGGACGTGGTGGTGTTAAGGAATGGGGAATATTAGTGGTtcagtttaaatgaaattaatcGCTTAGAGTTAATCACTTAGTGCTAGGCCGCGTTGGCATAGTACTTATCTAGAACTTGCTTAGCATTAGTAGCTAAGGTTGCTGAAGCCTTAGGCTGCAAGCTGAGCGCTTTCACCGAGATAAGTTGAATTCGTATTGAATTTCTACTTAGTTACATAAAGGAAGGCCCTGAGACCCATACAAACCAGGAGATAAGGAAGctacagccagcagcagaggctgcaacCCAATTAGAACAGTTAACGACCTgcctgaaaacagagaaagaatccAATGAGGATGAAGAAGACCCCAGACCATAAATTACCATTGGACCAAGGGGCGCATGCAAGGCAGGTGAAGGACAGGTGCATAGATTGTAAGGGTGTGATTGCCCAGGAATTTCTTTGTTCTGGATGCCCCTCCAGAGGTACGCAGCTCGAGCTGTCCTAGCTGCCGTACCAcccaaattaattatttcttttgggATTCTTGCCTGAGACTCTGCTACTGGAAACCCAGGGCGAAGAAAACTTCTCTAACAGTGGGGGGATGCTTCAAAGCCACAGTGCGTTTTGTTATTACATTgtgaaataagttttattttctgttctatttattttctgttctattaGAGCTTcactaaaataaaagcaagagctggagttcctgcttttctgtttctttacagtGCTGTGGACCTTCAGAGTGCTGCTGAGCAATCAGGGCCCTACTAAAGGGGTTAACGTGAGCACGAACTCATGACCAAGGCGTGGAGCTGCCTCTAGGTGATGGGAAGAAACAAGGGAACCCTCTGCAGAGCATTTGCTCATTTTAGACTGAGACTTTTAGAATGAATCTTTTTAGATGAGTCTGTGATATCAGTCTGAAGGATGTTATTTCATTCTTGCAGTGTGGCAGATTCACGCAACACGCGTGGAGCCTGCAGCCCAGGGCATGGTTGCAATCCTCCTCTCACCACAGATGCTCGGAGAGCTCCAGTTTCCTTAATCAAAAGTGCCAAGCCGATGGAGCACCAGGGTTTGTTCCGTCAAAGCAGCGCTGTTTCAACAGCTGAATTTGTTTTATAGTGGCCTGAAGAGGCAAGGGGACGCCTCCCTGTAGTGCCCAGCTCAGTAGGACTTCTGCAGGGTGGTGTGTCTGGGAGGGAAGGAGTCACCTGGAGGTGAGACCCAAATTCTGCTGACGGCTCCAACCCCCCTGTGAAGGGCTTCCAGCCCCTGCTTCCCCATCCAGCGAGGGCTTtgctcctgctctccccacagctcACAGGGATTGGAGACAAGCAAAGCCGTGTCTTATTACTCACCCCAGCTGAgcatccccacctcctcctctgccccggcTCCGGAGGGTTCACAGCCAAGTAGGGAGGAGGCAGAATTGTTCCCTGGTGTCGCTGAGGCTGTCAGGGATTGCAGCAGATTGTCCCCAGGGCTGCGTGTGgtggagatcatagaatcgtagaatcatagggttggaagggacctctggagatcatctagtccaaccccctgccagagcagggtcacccagggcaggttgcacaggaacgcgtgcaggcgggtttggaatgtctccagagacggagactccaccacctctctgggcagcctgtgccagggctctgccaccctcacaggaaagaagtgccttctcatgttgaggtggaacttcctgtgttcaagtttgtgcccgttacctcttgtctcctcactgggcaccactgagacgatcctggccccatcctcctgacacccaccctttaagtatttataagcattgataaagtcccccctcagtcttcttttttccagactgaagagacccaaatccctcagcctttcttcctaagagaggtgttccggtCCCCTCGTCATCCTGGtatccctttgctgtcccctctccagcagttccctgtccctcttgaaccggggtgCTGGGTCTGAAGGGCTGGATGAATGTGGGCTGATGGAAGGGATGTGCAGGTACCGACTAGGTCGGGGAGCTGAGAAATTGGAAGTCCAGGAGAGGATGGGATGTTGGGGAAGCAAAAGAAGGACTTTGGGGAGCAGGTTGGGATCCCAGCACCAGATAATGTCAGGATTACACTAAGCTTTTGCAAGGTGTGAGAGCTGTAGGGCTGGGGGAACTTCCATCCTAAAACAAACCCAATTCCCACTCGCTGATGGAGAAAATCAGATCACCTCCCCGCACTGAAGTGTTGCCTCCATGGCCAATGTCCCCCCGGTCCTCATGGGCTGGGGGACAGTAGCTATACAGAAGCGACAGCTGGTAGGAAACACAGGACATGTTTGCAcaattctttgcattttatttacattatCAAAGAGACTGATTGGGAGGGTTTAggcacacacaggaaaaaagcatCGCTTCAAAGTTACAGATACTTTTTACAAAGCAATAACACGAAACACTTACTTCTGCCCTGCAGAAATCCCCCTGGGACAGGGGTGAGACGAAGCAGCAAGGTTGCCGACAGGATCGGCCGCAGGGCGAATCGGATGGTACAGGCAGTGCCCGGCGGGCAGACGGCCAAGCTCTGCGCTCCTCACGAAGGATGTTCCTTGGTGGGACTTGGCGCAGGAGAAAAACTGCCGCTGGGCTACGGACAACAGATCACCCTGCGGGGATTACAAACACGGTTTGGCCAAGACATCCTCATTCCCGGCTGGGTTTCCTCCAAAACAAGGGTTAACATTGTAAAGTCCCTGTTAATGCTCCCTGTTGTTGCTGTCGCCTCTCTGTGCTCTCCGTGTCACTACAAGGACCTTGGCCATGAGCCCTGGAGGGGCACGGGGATTTCTCCCCAAGGTGTCTCAGGGGTGAAAGTCCAACCAGCATGGAGAATGGGCTTACTTTTCAGACTAGGGGAAGATTGAAGTGTCTGTGAGCTGTTTGCAAGTGGCATGTCAAATTTAGACATTTAGAGACCTGAAAGTGCCAAATTGCTCCCTAAAATGACTCTGTTGCATTTTCCatcagagaaaaaagagaaacagccaGGGCAGCAACATCTGACAGCTCCTGGAATCCAGAGCTCAGGGTCCTCCAACCACCTAGCCATTTTGTCCCTGGGATCTTTTGTGTCTGCCCAAGAGCAGTCAGGCATTGCCTGTGCTGTGAGCTGGGGTGTCTTGGGGACAATGTGGAGCTCACACAATGACCTTTGCTCAGGGGCACAGCTTGCACCAGTGGGAAACTGAGAAGGACAAACCCAGGAGCATGTATCTGTTGAGCAATGCAGACTCATAACTCCTGGGATTTGAGGGTGTGATGCAAACATTGGAAAACCACCCAGCTGATGGGGCGAGAGGACAAAGTATGTTACCCCTCAGCCAGCATCTCCCTGAGCACTGCATCTCCCCAAGCTCTTACCTcagaggctgggggtgcaggctcAAGAGCTGGACTGATCTTCACTGAGGTTGATCTGCTCCAGGATCTGGCTGTACCTCCGGGTGAGGGCTTTGGTGTTTTTAGTGAGGTCTGTCAGAACCTGCTGCAAGCCATTGACGTGATGGGAGAGACGCTCTTCCAGATTGCCGTCTGTGCCCTCATCTAAGGCAGTATCAGCGTCAGTGACGGTCGCCATCGGGTCATTAACAGAGGCCAGGCCTTTCTCCACCACGGGCTTGATGGCCTTGAGGAGCTGGTAGCGCTCGTAGAGGTCCGTGTGGCCACCTGGAGCCGGGGCCGCCCCCTCCTGCTGCGGGAAGACCCCTCGGAGCAGGCTGGGGAACATCACCTCCTGCTCCATCTTCTGGGTGGCCGAGAAGTACTGCTCCATGGCCCCGCTCCCACGTCTCTGACTGTGCTGGTGTGAGCTCATCTTGGGGTGCCGCCTGCTCCCCGTCCCCACTGAGAGCTTTTTATGCAGAGCCGGGGACACGtccctcctctgctgtcccctgctgccctctcctgccagccccagccgggctggatggctgtggggccgggcttggctccagcccagctggggctCGGCCACGCCGTGTCCCTGGCTCTGTGCCATCTGTCCTGGCCCAGCTTCCCCATGGCCTTTGCCCGGGCTGGCGGGGGATCCTTCTGTGTCCCCATGCTGTGAGCGGGCTGGCGGAGAAGGCTGGTGGTGGGACCTCTCCCAACACATGCCATCCTGTCCCCACCATCACTGCTGCTCGTGAAGCACCAAGAGAGTGGGGGAAGTGCCTGCCCCCCAGTgcgggcaggctgcaggcagcaccaTGGGAAAGCTGCATTGACTTGGGAAGgtttgaggaaggaaaggaagcgATGGGTTTTTCTGGAGAGGGGGAGTCCCCTGTgagccctgctccagccacctCCCTTCTTCAGGGCTGGCTCACACAGCCCACCCATGGAGAGTGGCCTTGACCCTTGCTAAACACAGAAGGTGACAACAAACAAGTCATACTTGTCTGAGGGGGGTTTGCCCCAAACTGGTTATGTTGAGGAGGAAGATGACCATCAAATGGATTCAACAGCAAAATGGGGACTTTGAAACCCGAGAAGGTGTCAGCCTGAAAGGAAGCATGAAAGCTGCCAGTGTGAGGGAGAGATCTTGAAGGGGCAGTGGCAGGGTCAAAGCCTGTTGGACACCGCCGAAAGCCAACCTGCTGGCATCCCAACTTCCACCCGGGCCTGGCCAAGAATCCTCCCAGTTGGCTGCTGTGAGCAGCGTGCAGCCATCTGCGGGCTGACAGCACTGGGGGGGaccaggcagggacagaggcagaGCCAGCGTTGGAGAGcctggaaggcacctctggggATGGTCTAGTCCAAggcctgctcaagcagggtcattGCTGGCACTGTGCCTGTTTGTGCTTTGGGTATCTGCAAGGGTGGAgacgccaccacctctctgggcagcctgggcccgTGTTTGACCACCCTCCCTGAAAGAAACAGGAGAGGTTTCTCTTCTGCTCAGATGAAGTTTCCTGTggttcagtttgtgcccatcggctcttgtcttgtcactggggcACCACAGGGAAGAGTGTGTCTCCATCCCCTCCGCACACCCCGTTAGGTCTCTGTACCCCTGGAGAaggtccccctgagccttctcttctgcaggctgaacagtcccagctccctcagccccttcaGCCCCTTCAGCCCCTTCacggccctttgctggactctctccggtACGTCCATGTCTCTCCGGGactggggagcccaggctggagccagcgcccagctgtgtcccccagcggggagcagaggggagggatcccctgcctccagctcctcctggcaggCTGGTGGCCGTCTTTGCCCCGAGGAGGCCTTGATGGCTGGCGGCCGACGTGGCCAAGCAGGGAGCCAGACCTGGGGGTCGCGGGTGGGAATTTGTGGGGTGCTTCCCCCTGTCAGCGCAGGAGCGGGcgacaggcagcagcagggggtTGGGCTGAGGCCAGAGCACCccgaaggcaaaggcagggggtgcaggcagggaacCTGCCCTGCGGGAGGGCTGCGGGTGCTGGCAGCGCCCCCGTCCTTGGGGTGGTGTGTGGTTGGGGCTTCTGGGGACTGGGGAGAGCAGGGCATTTggaatttcttatttatttaacgTTTTGGGTCGAAACTGTACTTTATCTCTTGTCCTCCTGATACTGAGCCTGCACGCCCAGGTCACCGCTTTCTGGTTAATTAGATGTTGTTAAACAGCTATAAATAAACCTGCAATCCCGATTGGCTTCGCCAATGGGAATGGAGAAGGCTATTTCCCCGTGGCGGCTGGCAACAGCAGCGGTGCCGCGGGAGCCTTTCCAAGGTGACGTGGagccagcatccccctgccatgCCGGAGAGGGCCTGATCTGCCGCGCCTGCCCTCGTCCTGCCAGGGACCGGTGCTGGGTGTTTCAAGGACAAAGACCTTTTCTGTGACCATCTCGTGTCTCTTATCGGCCCTGTCCAACAGCAGCGGCCGGCAGCAGGGCACCGTCGGGGCTTGACGCATCCGTGGGGCAGCGTGACGCAACGCCCTGCAATCAGATCAAGCAGAAGTTTCCCGTGAAACACCGGGGTCGGGGTTGACTGGCCAGACAGCAGCTCacagagagggacctgggggtcctgggggattgCAAGTGGCTCATAAGTCATCAGCACGGCCTTCCAGCTGTCCCACGTCACAGACCATTTCTGGGAACATCTTGCGTCCCTCATCAGTCATGTTCCGCAGCGGTGGTGAGCGCTTCCCTGGATGTCCCACTGTAACACTTCCCTGGGgcagcaccagcccctgcagctgcccaGTGCACTGCCCAAGCCAAAAGCCATTGACGCAGGCGACCACTATCGTCTCCATGTGACACAGCTCCTGTCCTTCAGCTCCAGCCAGGTAGACCACCAGAGGCACATCAGCTCCTGCATGGTCCTCACCTCACCAGGAAACGGCATCCCTCCATTCCTCATGGTTCAACGGGGGCAGAGGAGCTGCAAAGGCGGGTTGGagaccagagaggtggtggaagccccatccctggaagtttttaaggccaggctggatggggctctgagcaacctggtgtagtggaagatgtccctggccatggcaggggggttggaactacatgatctttaaggtcccttccaaccctaacaattctgtgattctggtaTTCTGTGTGAGACCTCAGTTCATCTTCCATCTCCACTTCTCTCCTAGGCTGTGCCATTGTGCCCCAACTTGAGGTGGCATTGCCATGGGGTTGGCTTAAGTGTCTCCCAGTATTCCCCTTGTGTTTCACTGTTTCTGGATAAGTCAGAAGGCTGCAGTGTTGCCAGGGCTGAGGAGCAACGTGGGGGCAGATCTGTTCTGAAGTCCTCACGCTGCCTTTGGGTAGTTGTGTTtgcctgtgttttggggggtcATGGTGCTCGACAGTCGCTTTCATAGATGCCGTGGTTGCCCTTCCCAGAAACTGAGAGGTTCAGGGGCTTTTGTCCTAGAGCCAGGGTGAGCACTGGGTCCTGTCTGCCCAAAGCTGGGCTGAACACCATGGGACCCCCTGACCTCCGTTGGGCAGCAGCTGGCCGTCTGCCCTTTGAGCAACATAAGCGACATTGCCCGGAGCTGTCTGGATGCAGTGCAGAGCAGGGTTGGTGCCAAGCCCCCAGGGAGGTGCAATGAGGTCCCCAAGTCTCTGTGGCTGCAGACCCAGCATTTTGGAAAGCCTACCCCCAACCCCCATCCTCGTGTGACACACATCTTCAGCTGTGGCTCAGGAGGGGGGACAATGCCACCACACCCTTTGCCCCGAGTGTCCCCATGTCATCCCTGGCACCCTCTGCTGCCAGATCCTGCCATGTCTCTGCCTCCCCTGACACCACCAGGGCTGTTCCTGTCCTTGCTCAAAGCCACCCAGAACCCTTTCAGGTGCGGGGCAGTGCTGGATCTGGTCCCCAGCTGCCCTCTCCAGAGCCCCTGTACCCCCACCTTCTGTCTACTTGGCCACAGGTGGCTGGGGTCCATGTCCCCACGGCCTGCAAACAGGGAGGACAAGCTAAAGCCAATGTGGTCTTGACTGCCAGGAGAAATGGCCTGAACAGGCGAGAGGAGATGGGAACCTCCAGCGGGACCCAAACCTGGACATGGGGATGGTGTCCCAGGTGTGGTTGCTTCCCAGAGAGGCTGAGACCTGCAGCTCCCCTGGCCCTCAGGAACGGTCCCCAGGCTCAGCCCCACTTAGGGCAGCTCGGAGGCAGAAACCCTGATGGGCAGGAGACAGGAGTGAGGGCCTTTGGGGCacagggcagcaccagcagcggTGGAACATCCCTGGGCAGACCTTTGAAGAGAACCCTGAACCTGGTGACTTTCCTATATGGGTTgatgtctccctccctccctcccttctagGGGCACAGCATCAGCGGGGCTCAGTGTTGGTCTCACTGCTGCATGTCTGGGCTGTGCGTGGGCAGATTCACACCCTATTGTGCACGGAAAAGAGGTGACAGCTTTTGCCGGTGTTGCTGTTGACACGAGGAAGAAAGTTTTTggatgagggtggcgagacactggcaaAGGTTGCGCAGTGAAGTTGTGGATACCCTgtggttggatgaggctttgagctaCCTGATCCAGTGGAGGATGTCCCTGCACGCAGCAGGGGATTGGGCTAGATGGTCCCTgagtgtcccttccaacccagaccatcctgtgactctgtgattctttGTCCCTTCAAATTCGCCATCACTGCACTGGAAAGTCCCCTCAGGGCAGAACCAGGGTTCCCCTGCCCCACGCCGGGGCACTCCCCAAGGGCTCCAGCCAGGGCAAAGCACCACACCGGCAACGGCTTCTCAGGGCTCATTTTATTAGCAAAGAGTGGGGAAAACGCCCCTCAGAGTCCAGGTACCAGCTGGAAAAGGGCTCGGCAGTCGCAGGGACCGTTGGAGGTCAGAGCCACCGCGCAATGCCACCGCCTTCGTGCTGCTCTTTGAAAATAAAGAGGAGGGCGCGAGGCGTGTGGCTCTTCCGATGGACCTCCCAGCACGACCAGATGCTTCTTCCTATGAGGATAAGGCACCATCTGGTTCTCGGGTGGTTGCAGTTGTCTCTGGCGTGCGGCGCCCGTGCTGGGAGGTGAGGTGCCGCGGTGCGGGGAGGGCaagtggggctggggaagagcccACGATGGTCAGCGATGGGGACGTCCTCTCCTTCgtgccaccagcacccatccTGCAACGGCAGCTGTCCTTAATCCCAAAGGCCATCCCAAGGAGAGACCCAGTCCACCAGCCCTGGGACCCCGGACCCTGAACCCCCGGAGTCTCTGCACGGAGGGATGGGATGAGTCCCCTCCTTCAGCATGGAGATGGAGATCTGATGGCATTTGAGGGCCGGCCCCCAAGAGCTCCTCACCCCTGCAGTCTGAGGGACCTCCCCAGGGATATCGGCCACCCCTTCCCCGCTGCCCCTGGGCTGCGTGTCCCCCAGCTCTTACCTGGTGGCCGCGGCAGGGTCACCAGCTGGGCTGCCCCTCGCTGGGGCTGACCTGCTCCAGGATCTGGCTATACCTGCGGGTGAGGGCATT
Above is a window of Larus michahellis chromosome 1, bLarMic1.1, whole genome shotgun sequence DNA encoding:
- the LOC141737994 gene encoding mid1-interacting protein 1-B-like; translated protein: MSSHQHSQRRGSGAMEQYFSATQKMEQEVMFPSLLRGVFPQQEGAAPAPGGHTDLYERYQLLKAIKPVVEKGLASVNDPMATVTDADTALDEGTDGNLEERLSHHVNGLQQVLTDLTKNTKALTRRYSQILEQINLSEDQSSS